One window of Biomphalaria glabrata chromosome 6, xgBioGlab47.1, whole genome shotgun sequence genomic DNA carries:
- the LOC106076714 gene encoding fructose-2,6-bisphosphatase TIGAR B-like isoform X2: protein MSLSISNMNNTFIITLVRHGETLANRDRILQGQTDTNLSDLGKQQAKLVGLRLRDIRFTHMFSSDLARAAETATAIAAANAASSCQLVLDSRLRERSFGVLEGKTLHDLKATISKSGMSFETFSSNGAESMDSVISRAKSFLADLFKIMSTSHTDMATLAPISNTEDFLTVSNNDLSYFQSSSTIVVPNASMISHASVHSTDSLTSLISAPHLADIPSLTSLTSLLGLGGKDSIQSSDTDLANTSHQTPHLSITESVRLDTDDVGTDLDVPNILVVSHGLLLREMTRLILGCYLGKLDGQLIKETMHVCHNTGVSRYLMQVTSMNEKTEIHCLRCLIVNDVSHLTSIYQGMVTQFNGAA from the exons atgtcacTCTCCATATCCAACAtgaataatacatttattattactttagtcCGCca CGGTGAAACGTTGGCCAACAGGGACAGGATATTGCAAG GTCAAACAGACACTAATTTATCAGATCTAGGGAAACAACAAGCTAAATTAGTTGGGCTGCGACTCAGAGATATAAGATTCACACATATGTTCTCTAGTGATCTTGCCAGAGCTGCAGAAACGGCTACAGCGATCGCAGCAGCAAATGCTGCATCTTCATGTCAACTTGTATTAGACAGCAGATTACGAGAAAGG AGTTTTGGAGTTTTGGAAGGTAAAACTCTTCATGATCTTAAAGCTACAATCAGCAAATCAGGCATgtcatttgaaacattttcaagCAATGGGGCTGAATCCATGGATAGC GTTATAAGCAGAGCTAAAAGTTTCTTGGCGGATCTTTTTAAGATTATGAGTACAAGTCACACTGACATGGCCACCTTGGCTCCTATATCAAACACAGAAGATTTTCTCACAGTGAGTAATAATG atTTAAGTTATTTTCAATCCTCATCAACAATTGTAGTTCCTAATGCAAGCATGATTTCACATGCGAGTGTTCACTCCACTGACAGTCTGACATCACTTATATCTGCCCCGCACTTGGCTGATATCCCTAGCTTGACCAGCCTTACaagtttgttgggtttaggCGGCAAGGATTCCATTCAATCTTCAGACACAGATCTTGCCAACACATCACACCAGACCCCACATTTGTCAATCACTGAGTCAGTTCGGCTGGACACTGATGATGTCGGCACTGACCTGGATGTGCCCAACATCCTGGTTGTCAGTCATGGACTCCTGCTTAGGGAGATGACTCGTTTGATTCTTGGCTGCTACTTGGGCAAGCTCGATGGACAACTGATCAAAGAGACGATGCATGTCTGTCACAACACAGGTGTCTCTAGGTATCTGATGCAAGTGACAAGTATGAATGAGAAAACAGAGATCCATTGTCTGAGATGTTTAATTGTGAATGATGTGTCACACTTGACAAGTATTTATCAAGGCATGGTCACCCAGTTTAATGGTGCAGCATAA
- the LOC106076713 gene encoding src substrate cortactin-like isoform X1 — MWKATAGRDIKTNAPPSSKGEDDDWETDADFVNDVTEEEQRWGAKTVEGSGRQESLNLKKLREQVSVDDKENKQKEYEKGPKASEGYGGKFGVQKDRMDKSAVGHEYHEDLAKHASQVDVKKGFGGKFGVQSDRVDKSAVGYDYQGKVDKHESQKDYSKGFGGKFGVQTDRVDKSAVGYEHKENVPKHESQTDYSKGFGGKFGVQKDRVDKSAVGYDYEGKTEKHASQKDFSKGFGGKFGVQTDRQDKSAVGYDYQEKLQLHESQKDFSQGFGGKFGVQTDRQDKSAMGYDYQEKLQLHESQKDFSKGFGGKFGVQSDHMDKSAVGYEHQEKLEKHESQKDYTKGFGGKFGVQTDRQDKSARGFEDMEGVKSGYQKPQADKSSEGAKNLKARFEQMAKGGEEESKKRAQEERERREAREKKEREEQEKQRQARLDKERWEEEQRKKAEPEAEPEQDTSQQDTYYQPECPEDTYNQADSEPPVYHEEPKPSRVQPEPEYEPDVYNNPTDDDYYQAEEPQEAPAEPSHQQSEGLTAIALYDYAATDEDELTFDPDEIITDIEMVDEGWWRGKCRGVSGLFPANYVELRQK; from the exons ATGTGGAAAGCTACAGCTGGTAGAGATATCAAGACAAATGCTCCTCCATCTAGTAAGGGAGAGGATGATGATTGGGAAACAGATGCAGATTTTGTT AATGATGTGACAGAAGAAGAACAGAGATGGGGTGCAAAAACAGTTGAAGGATCAGGTCGACAAGAGTCATTAAA TTTAAAAAAGCTGAGAGAGCAAGTGTCTGTAgatgataaagaaaataaacagaaaGAGTATGAAAAAGGTCCCAAAGCATCTGAGGGTTATGGCGGTAAATTTGGTGTACAGAAAGATCGTATGGACAAG TCGGCTGTAGGTCATGAATACCATGAAGATCTAGCGAAGCATGCTAGTCAAGTTGATGTCAAGAAAGGATTTGGTGGCAAGTTTGGCGTGCAGTCAGACAGAGTAGACAAG TCTGCTGTGGGTTACGACTACCAGGGAAAAGTTGATAAACATGAGTCACAGAAAG attacAGCAAAGGTTTTGGTGGAAAATTTGGCGtacagactgacagagttgataaaTCCGCTGTGGGCTATGAGCACAAAGAGAATGTACCCAAACACGAGTCTCAAACAG ATTATTCCAAAGGCTTTGGTGGCAAATTTGGTGTTCAGAAAGACAGAGTGGATAAATCAGCTGTGGGTTATGATTATGAAGGGAAGACAGAGAAGCACGCCTCCCAGAAAG ATTTCAGCAAGGGTTTCGGAGGCAAGTTTGGTGTTCAAACCGACAGACAGGATAAGTCTGCAGTGGGTTACGATTACCAGGAAAAGTTACAGCTGCATGAATCTCAAAAAG ATTTTAGCCAAGGCTTTGGAGGCAAATTTGGTGttcagactgacagacaagaTAAATCTGCCATGGGCTATGATTATCAGGAGAAACTGCAGCTGCATGAATCTCAAAAAG ATTTTAGCAAAGGTTTCGGGGGAAAGTTTGGGGTTCAGTCTGACCATATGGATAAATCAGCAGTGGGATACGAACATCAGGAAAAACTGGAAAAGCATGAGTCCCAAAAAG ATTATACAAAAGGTTTTGGAGGCAAGTTTGGAGTTCAGACAGACAGGCAAGATAAG tcTGCTAGGGGTTTTGAAGATATGGAGGGAGTCAAGTCAGGCTATCAGAAACCTCAGGCAGATAAAA GTTCAGAAGGTGCCAAGAATTTGAAAGCCAGATTTGAACAAATGGCCAAAGGTGGAGAAGAGGAGTCTAAAAAGAGAGcacaagaagagagagaaagaagagaggcCAGAGagaagaaggaaagagaagagCAGGAAAAACAGAGACAG GCGCGACTGGATAAAGAAAGGTGGGAAGAGGAACAGAGAAAGAAAGCCGAACCTGAAGCTGAGCCTGAGCAGGACACATCCCAACAGGATACATACTACCAACCTGAATGCCCGGAAGACACATACAATCAGGCAGACTCAGAACCACCTGTATATCATGAAGAGCCCAAGCCCTCCAGAGTCCAGCCAGAGCCAGAATATGAGCCTGACGTGTACAATAATCCCACTGATGATGATTACTATCAAGCGGAAGAGCCACAAGAAGCCCCAGCAGAGCCATCTCATCAGCAATCAGAGGGTCTTACTGCCATTGCTTTATATGACTATGCAGCTA ctgACGAGGATGAGCTGACCTTTGACCCTGATGAAATCATTACAGATATTGAAATG GTGGATGAAGGCTGGTGGAGAGGTAAATGTCGTGGTGTCTCTGGTCTATTCCCTGCCAATTACGTTGAGCTCAGACAGAAGTAG
- the LOC106076713 gene encoding src substrate cortactin-like isoform X4 gives MWKATAGRDIKTNAPPSSKGEDDDWETDADFVNDVTEEEQRWGAKTVEGSGRQESLNLKKLREQVSVDDKENKQKEYEKGPKASEGYGGKFGVQKDRMDKSAVGHEYHEDLAKHASQVDVKKGFGGKFGVQSDRVDKSAVGYDYQGKVDKHESQKDYSKGFGGKFGVQTDRVDKSAVGYEHKENVPKHESQTDFSQGFGGKFGVQTDRQDKSAMGYDYQEKLQLHESQKDFSKGFGGKFGVQSDHMDKSAVGYEHQEKLEKHESQKDYTKGFGGKFGVQTDRQDKSARGFEDMEGVKSGYQKPQADKSSEGAKNLKARFEQMAKGGEEESKKRAQEERERREAREKKEREEQEKQRQARLDKERWEEEQRKKAEPEAEPEQDTSQQDTYYQPECPEDTYNQADSEPPVYHEEPKPSRVQPEPEYEPDVYNNPTDDDYYQAEEPQEAPAEPSHQQSEGLTAIALYDYAATDEDELTFDPDEIITDIEMVDEGWWRGKCRGVSGLFPANYVELRQK, from the exons ATGTGGAAAGCTACAGCTGGTAGAGATATCAAGACAAATGCTCCTCCATCTAGTAAGGGAGAGGATGATGATTGGGAAACAGATGCAGATTTTGTT AATGATGTGACAGAAGAAGAACAGAGATGGGGTGCAAAAACAGTTGAAGGATCAGGTCGACAAGAGTCATTAAA TTTAAAAAAGCTGAGAGAGCAAGTGTCTGTAgatgataaagaaaataaacagaaaGAGTATGAAAAAGGTCCCAAAGCATCTGAGGGTTATGGCGGTAAATTTGGTGTACAGAAAGATCGTATGGACAAG TCGGCTGTAGGTCATGAATACCATGAAGATCTAGCGAAGCATGCTAGTCAAGTTGATGTCAAGAAAGGATTTGGTGGCAAGTTTGGCGTGCAGTCAGACAGAGTAGACAAG TCTGCTGTGGGTTACGACTACCAGGGAAAAGTTGATAAACATGAGTCACAGAAAG attacAGCAAAGGTTTTGGTGGAAAATTTGGCGtacagactgacagagttgataaaTCCGCTGTGGGCTATGAGCACAAAGAGAATGTACCCAAACACGAGTCTCAAACAG ATTTTAGCCAAGGCTTTGGAGGCAAATTTGGTGttcagactgacagacaagaTAAATCTGCCATGGGCTATGATTATCAGGAGAAACTGCAGCTGCATGAATCTCAAAAAG ATTTTAGCAAAGGTTTCGGGGGAAAGTTTGGGGTTCAGTCTGACCATATGGATAAATCAGCAGTGGGATACGAACATCAGGAAAAACTGGAAAAGCATGAGTCCCAAAAAG ATTATACAAAAGGTTTTGGAGGCAAGTTTGGAGTTCAGACAGACAGGCAAGATAAG tcTGCTAGGGGTTTTGAAGATATGGAGGGAGTCAAGTCAGGCTATCAGAAACCTCAGGCAGATAAAA GTTCAGAAGGTGCCAAGAATTTGAAAGCCAGATTTGAACAAATGGCCAAAGGTGGAGAAGAGGAGTCTAAAAAGAGAGcacaagaagagagagaaagaagagaggcCAGAGagaagaaggaaagagaagagCAGGAAAAACAGAGACAG GCGCGACTGGATAAAGAAAGGTGGGAAGAGGAACAGAGAAAGAAAGCCGAACCTGAAGCTGAGCCTGAGCAGGACACATCCCAACAGGATACATACTACCAACCTGAATGCCCGGAAGACACATACAATCAGGCAGACTCAGAACCACCTGTATATCATGAAGAGCCCAAGCCCTCCAGAGTCCAGCCAGAGCCAGAATATGAGCCTGACGTGTACAATAATCCCACTGATGATGATTACTATCAAGCGGAAGAGCCACAAGAAGCCCCAGCAGAGCCATCTCATCAGCAATCAGAGGGTCTTACTGCCATTGCTTTATATGACTATGCAGCTA ctgACGAGGATGAGCTGACCTTTGACCCTGATGAAATCATTACAGATATTGAAATG GTGGATGAAGGCTGGTGGAGAGGTAAATGTCGTGGTGTCTCTGGTCTATTCCCTGCCAATTACGTTGAGCTCAGACAGAAGTAG
- the LOC106076713 gene encoding src substrate cortactin-like isoform X2 translates to MWKATAGRDIKTNAPPSSKGEDDDWETDADFVNDVTEEEQRWGAKTVEGSGRQESLNLKKLREQVSVDDKENKQKEYEKGPKASEGYGGKFGVQKDRMDKSAVGHEYHEDLAKHASQVDVKKGFGGKFGVQSDRVDKSAVGYDYQGKVDKHESQKDYSKGFGGKFGVQTDRVDKSAVGYEHKENVPKHESQTDFSKGFGGKFGVQTDRQDKSAVGYDYQEKLQLHESQKDFSQGFGGKFGVQTDRQDKSAMGYDYQEKLQLHESQKDFSKGFGGKFGVQSDHMDKSAVGYEHQEKLEKHESQKDYTKGFGGKFGVQTDRQDKSARGFEDMEGVKSGYQKPQADKSSEGAKNLKARFEQMAKGGEEESKKRAQEERERREAREKKEREEQEKQRQARLDKERWEEEQRKKAEPEAEPEQDTSQQDTYYQPECPEDTYNQADSEPPVYHEEPKPSRVQPEPEYEPDVYNNPTDDDYYQAEEPQEAPAEPSHQQSEGLTAIALYDYAATDEDELTFDPDEIITDIEMVDEGWWRGKCRGVSGLFPANYVELRQK, encoded by the exons ATGTGGAAAGCTACAGCTGGTAGAGATATCAAGACAAATGCTCCTCCATCTAGTAAGGGAGAGGATGATGATTGGGAAACAGATGCAGATTTTGTT AATGATGTGACAGAAGAAGAACAGAGATGGGGTGCAAAAACAGTTGAAGGATCAGGTCGACAAGAGTCATTAAA TTTAAAAAAGCTGAGAGAGCAAGTGTCTGTAgatgataaagaaaataaacagaaaGAGTATGAAAAAGGTCCCAAAGCATCTGAGGGTTATGGCGGTAAATTTGGTGTACAGAAAGATCGTATGGACAAG TCGGCTGTAGGTCATGAATACCATGAAGATCTAGCGAAGCATGCTAGTCAAGTTGATGTCAAGAAAGGATTTGGTGGCAAGTTTGGCGTGCAGTCAGACAGAGTAGACAAG TCTGCTGTGGGTTACGACTACCAGGGAAAAGTTGATAAACATGAGTCACAGAAAG attacAGCAAAGGTTTTGGTGGAAAATTTGGCGtacagactgacagagttgataaaTCCGCTGTGGGCTATGAGCACAAAGAGAATGTACCCAAACACGAGTCTCAAACAG ATTTCAGCAAGGGTTTCGGAGGCAAGTTTGGTGTTCAAACCGACAGACAGGATAAGTCTGCAGTGGGTTACGATTACCAGGAAAAGTTACAGCTGCATGAATCTCAAAAAG ATTTTAGCCAAGGCTTTGGAGGCAAATTTGGTGttcagactgacagacaagaTAAATCTGCCATGGGCTATGATTATCAGGAGAAACTGCAGCTGCATGAATCTCAAAAAG ATTTTAGCAAAGGTTTCGGGGGAAAGTTTGGGGTTCAGTCTGACCATATGGATAAATCAGCAGTGGGATACGAACATCAGGAAAAACTGGAAAAGCATGAGTCCCAAAAAG ATTATACAAAAGGTTTTGGAGGCAAGTTTGGAGTTCAGACAGACAGGCAAGATAAG tcTGCTAGGGGTTTTGAAGATATGGAGGGAGTCAAGTCAGGCTATCAGAAACCTCAGGCAGATAAAA GTTCAGAAGGTGCCAAGAATTTGAAAGCCAGATTTGAACAAATGGCCAAAGGTGGAGAAGAGGAGTCTAAAAAGAGAGcacaagaagagagagaaagaagagaggcCAGAGagaagaaggaaagagaagagCAGGAAAAACAGAGACAG GCGCGACTGGATAAAGAAAGGTGGGAAGAGGAACAGAGAAAGAAAGCCGAACCTGAAGCTGAGCCTGAGCAGGACACATCCCAACAGGATACATACTACCAACCTGAATGCCCGGAAGACACATACAATCAGGCAGACTCAGAACCACCTGTATATCATGAAGAGCCCAAGCCCTCCAGAGTCCAGCCAGAGCCAGAATATGAGCCTGACGTGTACAATAATCCCACTGATGATGATTACTATCAAGCGGAAGAGCCACAAGAAGCCCCAGCAGAGCCATCTCATCAGCAATCAGAGGGTCTTACTGCCATTGCTTTATATGACTATGCAGCTA ctgACGAGGATGAGCTGACCTTTGACCCTGATGAAATCATTACAGATATTGAAATG GTGGATGAAGGCTGGTGGAGAGGTAAATGTCGTGGTGTCTCTGGTCTATTCCCTGCCAATTACGTTGAGCTCAGACAGAAGTAG
- the LOC106076713 gene encoding src substrate cortactin-like isoform X3 → MWKATAGRDIKTNAPPSSKGEDDDWETDADFVNDVTEEEQRWGAKTVEGSGRQESLNLKKLREQVSVDDKENKQKEYEKGPKASEGYGGKFGVQKDRMDKSAVGHEYHEDLAKHASQVDVKKGFGGKFGVQSDRVDKSAVGYDYQGKVDKHESQKDYSKGFGGKFGVQTDRVDKSAVGYEHKENVPKHESQTDYSKGFGGKFGVQKDRVDKSAVGYDYEGKTEKHASQKDFSQGFGGKFGVQTDRQDKSAMGYDYQEKLQLHESQKDFSKGFGGKFGVQSDHMDKSAVGYEHQEKLEKHESQKDYTKGFGGKFGVQTDRQDKSARGFEDMEGVKSGYQKPQADKSSEGAKNLKARFEQMAKGGEEESKKRAQEERERREAREKKEREEQEKQRQARLDKERWEEEQRKKAEPEAEPEQDTSQQDTYYQPECPEDTYNQADSEPPVYHEEPKPSRVQPEPEYEPDVYNNPTDDDYYQAEEPQEAPAEPSHQQSEGLTAIALYDYAATDEDELTFDPDEIITDIEMVDEGWWRGKCRGVSGLFPANYVELRQK, encoded by the exons ATGTGGAAAGCTACAGCTGGTAGAGATATCAAGACAAATGCTCCTCCATCTAGTAAGGGAGAGGATGATGATTGGGAAACAGATGCAGATTTTGTT AATGATGTGACAGAAGAAGAACAGAGATGGGGTGCAAAAACAGTTGAAGGATCAGGTCGACAAGAGTCATTAAA TTTAAAAAAGCTGAGAGAGCAAGTGTCTGTAgatgataaagaaaataaacagaaaGAGTATGAAAAAGGTCCCAAAGCATCTGAGGGTTATGGCGGTAAATTTGGTGTACAGAAAGATCGTATGGACAAG TCGGCTGTAGGTCATGAATACCATGAAGATCTAGCGAAGCATGCTAGTCAAGTTGATGTCAAGAAAGGATTTGGTGGCAAGTTTGGCGTGCAGTCAGACAGAGTAGACAAG TCTGCTGTGGGTTACGACTACCAGGGAAAAGTTGATAAACATGAGTCACAGAAAG attacAGCAAAGGTTTTGGTGGAAAATTTGGCGtacagactgacagagttgataaaTCCGCTGTGGGCTATGAGCACAAAGAGAATGTACCCAAACACGAGTCTCAAACAG ATTATTCCAAAGGCTTTGGTGGCAAATTTGGTGTTCAGAAAGACAGAGTGGATAAATCAGCTGTGGGTTATGATTATGAAGGGAAGACAGAGAAGCACGCCTCCCAGAAAG ATTTTAGCCAAGGCTTTGGAGGCAAATTTGGTGttcagactgacagacaagaTAAATCTGCCATGGGCTATGATTATCAGGAGAAACTGCAGCTGCATGAATCTCAAAAAG ATTTTAGCAAAGGTTTCGGGGGAAAGTTTGGGGTTCAGTCTGACCATATGGATAAATCAGCAGTGGGATACGAACATCAGGAAAAACTGGAAAAGCATGAGTCCCAAAAAG ATTATACAAAAGGTTTTGGAGGCAAGTTTGGAGTTCAGACAGACAGGCAAGATAAG tcTGCTAGGGGTTTTGAAGATATGGAGGGAGTCAAGTCAGGCTATCAGAAACCTCAGGCAGATAAAA GTTCAGAAGGTGCCAAGAATTTGAAAGCCAGATTTGAACAAATGGCCAAAGGTGGAGAAGAGGAGTCTAAAAAGAGAGcacaagaagagagagaaagaagagaggcCAGAGagaagaaggaaagagaagagCAGGAAAAACAGAGACAG GCGCGACTGGATAAAGAAAGGTGGGAAGAGGAACAGAGAAAGAAAGCCGAACCTGAAGCTGAGCCTGAGCAGGACACATCCCAACAGGATACATACTACCAACCTGAATGCCCGGAAGACACATACAATCAGGCAGACTCAGAACCACCTGTATATCATGAAGAGCCCAAGCCCTCCAGAGTCCAGCCAGAGCCAGAATATGAGCCTGACGTGTACAATAATCCCACTGATGATGATTACTATCAAGCGGAAGAGCCACAAGAAGCCCCAGCAGAGCCATCTCATCAGCAATCAGAGGGTCTTACTGCCATTGCTTTATATGACTATGCAGCTA ctgACGAGGATGAGCTGACCTTTGACCCTGATGAAATCATTACAGATATTGAAATG GTGGATGAAGGCTGGTGGAGAGGTAAATGTCGTGGTGTCTCTGGTCTATTCCCTGCCAATTACGTTGAGCTCAGACAGAAGTAG
- the LOC106076714 gene encoding fructose-2,6-bisphosphatase TIGAR B-like isoform X1, producing MRHYFAWPVLGHCNLCDRSGPPLSKDPHFHRTRANSSGETLANRDRILQGQTDTNLSDLGKQQAKLVGLRLRDIRFTHMFSSDLARAAETATAIAAANAASSCQLVLDSRLRERSFGVLEGKTLHDLKATISKSGMSFETFSSNGAESMDSVISRAKSFLADLFKIMSTSHTDMATLAPISNTEDFLTVSNNDLSYFQSSSTIVVPNASMISHASVHSTDSLTSLISAPHLADIPSLTSLTSLLGLGGKDSIQSSDTDLANTSHQTPHLSITESVRLDTDDVGTDLDVPNILVVSHGLLLREMTRLILGCYLGKLDGQLIKETMHVCHNTGVSRYLMQVTSMNEKTEIHCLRCLIVNDVSHLTSIYQGMVTQFNGAA from the exons ATGCGCCACTATTTTgcatggccggtcttaggccactgcaacctatgcgaccgcagtgggcccccactttcaaaggatccgcactttcataggacccgcgctaattcaag CGGTGAAACGTTGGCCAACAGGGACAGGATATTGCAAG GTCAAACAGACACTAATTTATCAGATCTAGGGAAACAACAAGCTAAATTAGTTGGGCTGCGACTCAGAGATATAAGATTCACACATATGTTCTCTAGTGATCTTGCCAGAGCTGCAGAAACGGCTACAGCGATCGCAGCAGCAAATGCTGCATCTTCATGTCAACTTGTATTAGACAGCAGATTACGAGAAAGG AGTTTTGGAGTTTTGGAAGGTAAAACTCTTCATGATCTTAAAGCTACAATCAGCAAATCAGGCATgtcatttgaaacattttcaagCAATGGGGCTGAATCCATGGATAGC GTTATAAGCAGAGCTAAAAGTTTCTTGGCGGATCTTTTTAAGATTATGAGTACAAGTCACACTGACATGGCCACCTTGGCTCCTATATCAAACACAGAAGATTTTCTCACAGTGAGTAATAATG atTTAAGTTATTTTCAATCCTCATCAACAATTGTAGTTCCTAATGCAAGCATGATTTCACATGCGAGTGTTCACTCCACTGACAGTCTGACATCACTTATATCTGCCCCGCACTTGGCTGATATCCCTAGCTTGACCAGCCTTACaagtttgttgggtttaggCGGCAAGGATTCCATTCAATCTTCAGACACAGATCTTGCCAACACATCACACCAGACCCCACATTTGTCAATCACTGAGTCAGTTCGGCTGGACACTGATGATGTCGGCACTGACCTGGATGTGCCCAACATCCTGGTTGTCAGTCATGGACTCCTGCTTAGGGAGATGACTCGTTTGATTCTTGGCTGCTACTTGGGCAAGCTCGATGGACAACTGATCAAAGAGACGATGCATGTCTGTCACAACACAGGTGTCTCTAGGTATCTGATGCAAGTGACAAGTATGAATGAGAAAACAGAGATCCATTGTCTGAGATGTTTAATTGTGAATGATGTGTCACACTTGACAAGTATTTATCAAGGCATGGTCACCCAGTTTAATGGTGCAGCATAA